One Shewanella sp. MR-4 DNA window includes the following coding sequences:
- a CDS encoding AMP-binding protein, translating into MDNAIKTPVEMLAHWANTRGDEIYLRQPIKGQYLDFTWNEVQEKVQQLAGALRHLGLEPGDKIAVLSKNCAEWFITDLALMHGGYISVPIYPTANTDTIRYVLQHSGAKAIFLGKLDHWADQEAGVGGELLRLAMPYETMPAQYQWEQLLKMGNPLIEAPLPELDQTMTLIYTSGSTGQPKGAIQTFASYGWTCQAVVRDLRTNGDDRLLSYLPLAHITERVAIEGSSFYSGSTVAFVESLDSFVADVQRAKPTVFFSVPRLWSLFQKNIIDKIGVGKLNLLLKIPLISSLVKHKIHKGLGLNHCRLLGSGSAPIPPSLIHWYHSIGLDICEAWGMTENCAYSIINYPFDVRKIGTVGKPVQDCQIRQGEDGELLLKSPGLMTAYYQQPEATAAAFDPDGFFHTGDLCAIDADGCVTITGRVKDNFKTAKGKYVAPVPIERKLAQDPHVELICVIGSGLPHPVALVQLSEGATLQAREEVRASLKATLDSVNPHLESHEHVDAIVVVNEPWTIENDVLTPTLKIKRHVLEKAFSERVDGIRGAQVRWEDELTVK; encoded by the coding sequence ATGGATAATGCGATTAAGACGCCAGTTGAAATGTTGGCGCACTGGGCGAATACACGTGGGGATGAGATCTATTTGCGCCAGCCCATCAAGGGTCAATACCTTGATTTCACGTGGAATGAAGTGCAAGAAAAAGTGCAGCAACTCGCGGGTGCACTGCGCCATTTAGGCTTAGAGCCGGGCGATAAGATTGCCGTGCTCTCTAAAAACTGCGCCGAATGGTTTATTACCGACCTCGCCCTGATGCACGGCGGCTATATCAGCGTTCCCATCTATCCTACCGCCAATACAGATACTATCCGCTATGTGTTGCAACATAGTGGTGCCAAAGCAATTTTCCTCGGCAAGCTCGACCACTGGGCCGATCAAGAAGCCGGCGTCGGCGGCGAATTACTCCGCCTTGCCATGCCCTATGAGACCATGCCGGCTCAATATCAGTGGGAACAACTGCTCAAGATGGGCAACCCTCTGATTGAAGCGCCGTTACCTGAGCTCGATCAGACCATGACCCTGATTTACACCTCGGGCTCAACGGGCCAACCTAAAGGCGCGATTCAGACGTTTGCCAGCTATGGCTGGACTTGCCAAGCCGTAGTGCGCGATCTGCGAACCAATGGTGACGACAGATTATTGTCCTACTTACCGTTAGCGCATATTACCGAGCGCGTGGCGATCGAAGGCTCGTCTTTCTATTCCGGCAGTACAGTCGCCTTCGTCGAAAGCTTAGACTCCTTCGTTGCCGATGTGCAGCGCGCTAAACCGACGGTGTTTTTCTCGGTTCCACGGCTATGGAGCCTGTTCCAGAAGAACATTATCGACAAGATTGGTGTTGGCAAACTCAATCTATTGCTAAAAATCCCACTGATTAGCAGCCTAGTAAAACACAAGATCCACAAAGGGTTAGGACTCAACCATTGCCGCTTACTCGGCTCTGGTTCGGCGCCTATTCCGCCCTCTCTTATTCACTGGTACCACAGCATTGGCTTGGATATTTGTGAAGCCTGGGGAATGACGGAAAACTGTGCTTACTCCATCATCAACTATCCCTTCGATGTGCGCAAAATCGGCACTGTGGGTAAACCCGTACAGGATTGCCAAATCCGCCAGGGTGAAGACGGCGAACTGCTACTGAAGAGTCCCGGCCTGATGACGGCCTATTATCAGCAACCCGAAGCAACAGCGGCGGCCTTCGATCCCGATGGTTTCTTCCATACTGGCGATCTCTGTGCCATCGATGCCGATGGTTGTGTGACTATCACTGGCCGGGTGAAGGACAACTTTAAAACCGCTAAGGGTAAATACGTCGCTCCAGTGCCAATTGAACGTAAGCTCGCGCAGGATCCCCATGTGGAGCTGATTTGCGTTATTGGTTCTGGTCTGCCGCATCCCGTCGCGTTAGTGCAACTTTCCGAGGGCGCGACCTTACAAGCCCGCGAGGAAGTTCGCGCATCTTTAAAAGCGACCCTCGATAGCGTGAACCCACATTTAGAGTCCCATGAACATGTGGATGCGATTGTGGTCGTGAACGAACCTTGGACCATCGAAAACGATGTGCTAACTCCGACACTGAAGATCAAACGTCATGTGCTCGAGAAAGCCTTTAGCGAGCGTGTCGACGGTATTCGCGGCGCACAAGTGCGCTGGGAAGATGAGTTAACCGTCAAATAA
- a CDS encoding calcium/sodium antiporter produces MLIALSIIGGFIILTLGAEALVRGASSIALRLGITPLIIGLTIVAFGTSAPELAVSVKSALAGNSGIALGNVIGSNIANIGLILAITALIRPIQVQSQMVRRDIPLMILASMLFWGLLLDGELSLIDGVILLSLLVGYLVFSYFSSKNTTDADGEIIEEGPKNPLLSVAFIVVGIGMLVGGGILFVNGAVDLAKVFGVSEIIIGLTIVAIGTSMPELVTSVLAALKGESDIAIGNVVGSNLFNILGILGVTAIVHPVSALGFQSFDFIVMLALAVVILPFAWSGLRIGRREGATLLVAYLGYMVYLVNQANTQAVV; encoded by the coding sequence ATGCTCATTGCACTTTCAATTATCGGCGGCTTTATCATTTTAACCTTAGGCGCAGAAGCCTTAGTCCGTGGCGCGAGCTCCATCGCCCTACGTCTTGGCATTACGCCACTCATCATCGGCTTAACCATTGTGGCCTTTGGTACCAGCGCGCCCGAACTTGCGGTGAGTGTCAAGTCAGCACTGGCAGGCAATAGCGGCATTGCACTGGGTAACGTGATTGGCTCTAACATTGCCAACATTGGTTTGATTTTGGCAATTACCGCTCTTATTCGCCCGATTCAAGTACAGTCACAGATGGTAAGACGGGATATCCCCTTGATGATCCTTGCCTCTATGCTGTTTTGGGGATTGTTATTGGACGGCGAACTCAGCCTAATTGACGGCGTGATTTTATTATCACTGCTTGTTGGCTACCTCGTATTCAGCTATTTCAGCTCGAAAAATACCACAGATGCCGACGGCGAAATCATCGAAGAAGGCCCTAAAAACCCATTACTCTCAGTGGCATTTATTGTTGTAGGCATCGGCATGTTAGTCGGTGGCGGGATTTTATTTGTGAACGGTGCGGTCGATTTAGCCAAAGTGTTTGGCGTGAGCGAAATCATTATCGGCTTAACTATTGTCGCTATCGGCACCAGCATGCCAGAGTTAGTGACCTCGGTTTTAGCGGCGCTCAAAGGTGAGAGCGATATCGCTATCGGTAACGTAGTTGGCTCTAACCTATTCAACATTTTAGGTATTTTAGGTGTGACTGCGATTGTGCACCCAGTATCAGCCTTAGGTTTCCAATCCTTCGACTTTATCGTGATGCTAGCCTTAGCCGTGGTGATTTTACCCTTCGCGTGGTCAGGACTACGCATAGGTCGCCGTGAAGGTGCCACACTGCTTGTCGCTTACTTAGGCTACATGGTTTACCTCGTCAACCAAGCCAACACTCAAGCGGTCGTTTAA
- a CDS encoding sensor histidine kinase produces MTQHSVQIEQKIAWVYLINLAFYLIPLFVTPYPSWQIGLILAVLIPFIYSYFWAYRCHTRVAYRPISVMLLLAIAITPINPGSISLFTFASFFIGFFYPLRVSMLSWFGILALLFLLNHFIQFNNLYFPLYGSALVFGVGMLGIAEQKRYQHRLKERQSAQEISTLATMVERERIARDLHDIMGHSLSSIALKAELAEKLLAKQEYQLATTQLQELGQIARESLSQIRHTVSDYKHKGLASCVTQLCHSLRDKGIAVELLGELPKLSARAESQLGLVLTELVNNILRHSSASQCRIQFREQADSLIVDVQDNAPASPIIEGNGLTGIRERLASLGGHLSYDLEQGYAFSVSLPLLGATD; encoded by the coding sequence ATGACTCAACACTCAGTGCAAATAGAACAAAAAATCGCATGGGTTTACCTGATAAACCTAGCGTTTTATCTGATCCCGTTGTTTGTCACGCCCTATCCGAGCTGGCAGATAGGGCTCATTTTAGCCGTACTGATTCCCTTTATTTACAGCTACTTTTGGGCCTATCGCTGCCATACTCGAGTGGCTTATCGACCCATCAGCGTCATGCTATTACTGGCGATTGCCATAACGCCCATCAATCCTGGCTCTATTTCTCTGTTTACCTTTGCCAGCTTCTTTATTGGCTTCTTCTATCCACTCAGAGTCAGCATGCTAAGTTGGTTTGGAATTTTGGCCTTATTGTTCTTACTCAACCACTTTATCCAGTTCAACAATCTGTATTTCCCACTGTATGGCTCGGCGTTAGTTTTCGGCGTTGGCATGCTGGGGATTGCCGAGCAAAAACGTTATCAGCACAGATTGAAGGAGCGGCAAAGCGCGCAGGAGATCAGCACCTTAGCGACCATGGTTGAACGGGAGCGCATCGCCAGAGACTTACACGATATCATGGGGCACAGCCTGTCATCGATTGCCCTAAAAGCTGAACTGGCGGAAAAACTGCTCGCCAAACAAGAATATCAATTAGCGACCACTCAGCTGCAGGAGCTAGGACAAATCGCTCGGGAGAGCTTGAGCCAAATTAGGCATACAGTCTCAGATTATAAACATAAAGGGCTGGCCAGCTGCGTCACTCAATTATGTCACTCCCTGAGGGACAAAGGCATCGCGGTGGAGCTGCTAGGCGAGTTACCCAAATTGTCCGCCAGAGCAGAGAGTCAACTCGGTTTAGTGTTAACTGAGCTCGTGAATAATATTCTGCGCCACAGCAGCGCCAGCCAATGCCGCATTCAGTTTCGCGAGCAGGCCGATAGCCTTATCGTCGACGTGCAAGATAACGCCCCGGCAAGCCCTATTATCGAGGGTAATGGCCTAACAGGGATCCGCGAGCGGCTCGCTAGCCTTGGGGGACATTTAAGCTATGATCTTGAACAGGGATACGCCTTTAGCGTCAGTTTACCTTTGCTGGGAGCAACAGATTAA
- a CDS encoding DNA-binding response regulator, whose protein sequence is MHILLAEDQAMVRGALAALLTLAGGFTITQASNGDEALNLLKQQHFDLLLTDIEMPGRTGLELATWLKEQHSHTKVVVITTFGRAGYIKRAIEAGVGGFLLKDAPSETLVHAIQQVIAGKRIIDPELAIMAIGDVDPLNDKERRALRFASEGKSTAEIAEMLFIAEGTVRNYLSEAIAKLNASNRIDAARIAKQKGWL, encoded by the coding sequence ATGCACATTCTTCTCGCGGAAGATCAGGCCATGGTGCGCGGCGCGCTCGCAGCACTGTTAACCCTAGCGGGCGGTTTCACCATTACCCAAGCCAGCAATGGCGATGAAGCCTTAAACCTGCTGAAACAACAACATTTCGATCTACTGCTGACGGATATCGAAATGCCGGGAAGAACAGGTTTGGAGTTGGCAACTTGGCTTAAAGAACAGCATAGCCATACCAAAGTTGTTGTTATTACCACCTTTGGCCGCGCAGGTTATATTAAACGCGCCATTGAAGCAGGCGTGGGTGGCTTTTTACTGAAAGATGCGCCCTCGGAAACCTTAGTCCATGCCATTCAACAAGTGATTGCGGGTAAGCGGATTATCGATCCTGAGCTGGCAATCATGGCGATTGGCGATGTCGACCCTCTCAATGATAAAGAGCGCCGCGCCCTACGTTTTGCCAGTGAAGGTAAATCCACCGCCGAGATAGCCGAGATGCTGTTTATTGCCGAAGGCACGGTACGTAACTATCTATCCGAAGCCATTGCCAAACTCAATGCGAGCAACCGAATCGATGCCGCCCGCATCGCCAAGCAAAAAGGTTGGTTATAG